A single genomic interval of Terriglobus albidus harbors:
- a CDS encoding nuclease translates to MQRLRTLVRFGAAVALLPLMAAPPTYGWGLEGHMMINRLAIQALPADVPAFLKTPEAINEAEYLGPEPDRWRDSTEPELNAAQAPEHFMDMEWADLAGSLPRKRYDFIRGLAAAQSKHPDVPLTPEKVGLQPYVTTEVWERLKAAMRAYRTLSAEKKDTKPVEAAILFYAGWLGHYVGDGSNPHHTSIQYNGWTGPNPNGYTTEHKIHGLMESTYVKANIKIAEVSPLVSKEPKLLGDVFDDYVAYLRHSQTMVEKTYQLEKAGGFMGSGTPEARSFIDERLAAGATELRDMIYTAWVRSADPVPPYRP, encoded by the coding sequence ATGCAAAGATTGCGGACCTTGGTGCGCTTTGGCGCGGCTGTAGCGTTGCTGCCTTTAATGGCGGCTCCGCCGACGTATGGATGGGGGCTGGAAGGCCACATGATGATTAACCGGCTGGCGATACAGGCGCTGCCAGCGGATGTTCCGGCGTTTCTGAAGACGCCCGAAGCGATCAACGAGGCGGAATACCTTGGGCCGGAGCCCGATCGCTGGCGCGACTCCACTGAACCCGAGCTAAACGCCGCGCAGGCGCCTGAGCACTTCATGGACATGGAGTGGGCTGATCTGGCTGGATCGCTGCCGCGCAAGCGCTATGACTTTATCCGCGGGCTGGCCGCGGCGCAGTCGAAGCATCCGGATGTCCCGCTGACTCCCGAAAAGGTTGGCCTGCAACCGTACGTAACCACCGAGGTTTGGGAGCGTCTGAAGGCGGCGATGCGGGCCTACCGGACATTGTCGGCCGAGAAGAAGGATACAAAGCCGGTGGAGGCGGCGATTCTGTTCTACGCCGGCTGGCTGGGGCACTATGTCGGCGATGGATCCAACCCGCACCATACGTCGATCCAGTACAACGGCTGGACCGGGCCGAACCCGAACGGCTACACCACCGAGCACAAGATCCACGGCCTGATGGAGAGCACGTACGTCAAGGCGAATATTAAGATCGCCGAGGTCTCGCCGCTGGTCAGCAAGGAGCCGAAGCTGCTGGGAGACGTCTTCGACGATTACGTGGCATACCTGCGGCACTCGCAGACCATGGTGGAGAAGACCTACCAGTTGGAGAAGGCGGGTGGCTTTATGGGATCGGGTACGCCGGAGGCGCGAAGCTTTATTGACGAGCGTCTGGCGGCGGGAGCGACAGAACTGCGCGACATGATCTATACGGCCTGGGTGCGCAGCGCGGACCCGGTACCGCCGTATCGTCCCTAG
- a CDS encoding 1,9-bis(guanidino)-5-aza-nonane synthase: MPTKKELLTNPIQHIDIKQHNVVPLVDAMANMAYSSRDLNRAAKIYEMMLLDKDCGVILCLAGSLISAGLKQIFVDLIRNNMVDAIVSTGANIVDQDFFEALGFKHWIASEEYKYGAHDADLRDLAIDRIYDTFIDEDELRICDDTTKIIADSLEPRAYSSREFIHAMGAYLVKNGKTPANGGADSIVLAAYEKNVPIFCPAFSDCSAGFGLVAHQHHRSAAGKPMVAIDSAKDFYELTKIKLENPVTGLLMVGGGVPKNFAQDIVVAAEVLLGDDADVAMHKYAIQITVADSRDGALSGSTLKEASSWGKVDLAWEQMVYAEATMALPLITGYAFHKEAHAARTGKNFATMLEPVTA; the protein is encoded by the coding sequence ATGCCGACTAAAAAAGAGCTCCTGACCAACCCCATCCAGCACATCGACATCAAGCAGCACAACGTCGTTCCGCTGGTCGATGCCATGGCAAACATGGCCTACTCGTCGCGTGACCTCAACCGCGCCGCCAAGATCTACGAGATGATGCTGCTGGACAAGGACTGCGGCGTGATCCTCTGCCTCGCCGGCTCCCTCATCTCCGCCGGTCTGAAGCAGATCTTCGTCGACCTGATCCGCAACAACATGGTTGACGCCATCGTCTCCACCGGCGCCAACATCGTCGATCAGGACTTCTTCGAAGCTCTCGGCTTCAAGCACTGGATCGCCAGCGAAGAGTACAAGTACGGCGCCCACGATGCCGATCTCCGCGATCTGGCCATCGATCGTATCTACGATACCTTCATCGACGAAGACGAGCTCCGCATCTGCGACGACACCACCAAGATCATCGCGGACTCGCTCGAGCCCCGCGCCTATTCCTCGCGTGAGTTTATCCACGCCATGGGCGCTTACCTGGTGAAGAACGGCAAGACCCCGGCAAACGGTGGAGCCGACTCGATCGTGCTCGCGGCCTATGAGAAGAACGTGCCGATCTTCTGCCCGGCCTTCTCCGACTGCTCGGCCGGTTTCGGCCTGGTTGCTCACCAGCACCACCGCAGCGCCGCCGGCAAGCCGATGGTCGCCATCGACTCCGCGAAGGACTTCTACGAACTGACCAAGATCAAGCTGGAAAATCCCGTGACCGGCCTGCTGATGGTCGGTGGCGGCGTCCCCAAGAACTTTGCCCAGGACATCGTCGTGGCCGCGGAAGTTCTGCTTGGCGACGATGCCGATGTGGCCATGCACAAGTACGCCATCCAGATCACCGTTGCCGACTCGCGCGACGGCGCCCTCTCCGGCTCCACGCTGAAGGAAGCTTCGAGCTGGGGCAAGGTCGACCTGGCCTGGGAGCAGATGGTCTACGCCGAGGCCACCATGGCTCTGCCGCTCATCACCGGCTATGCCTTCCACAAAGAAGCCCACGCCGCCCGCACCGGCAAGAACTTCGCCACCATGCTCGAACCGGTTACCGCGTAA